Proteins from one Rosa chinensis cultivar Old Blush chromosome 7, RchiOBHm-V2, whole genome shotgun sequence genomic window:
- the LOC121050738 gene encoding uncharacterized protein LOC121050738: protein MAKSAAAAAAAAGRKRKSSTSVSDLEITDAANLLIQLSGSSDTIYYDAEEESVGKTTPTAHPDDHDQVSSNSAFKYRVFEEEEEDEVGFGKPIEKKRFRFISDLYERTKPLKNGGVVNRRKRMMV, encoded by the coding sequence cagcagcagcaggcaGGAAGAGGAAGAGTTCTACAAGTGTTTCGGACTTGGAAATAACAGACGCAGCAAATCTGCTCATACAACTAAGCGGAAGCTCAGATACGATTTACTACGACGCAGAAGAAGAAAGCGTTGGTAAAACAACGCCAACTGCTCATCCCGATGATCATGATCAGGTGTCCTCTAATTCTGCCTTTAAATATAGAGTgtttgaagaggaagaggaagatgaagtgGGTTTCGGTAAGCCAATCGAGAAGAAACGATTTCGCTTCATTTCGGATCTGTACGAGCGGACGAAGCCTCTTAAAAATGGTGGTGTTGTAAATAGAAGGAAAAGGATGATGGTGTag